Part of the Athene noctua unplaced genomic scaffold, bAthNoc1.hap1.1 HAP1_HAP1_scaffold_84, whole genome shotgun sequence genome is shown below.
gagacaaTGGAATATCTCAGAGTTAGCAAAAGAAAACGGAAGAAATCCTGATCAGAAAAGGtaaataactgggaaaaagaCTAACAGAAGCATAGCAAATTATTATCGGTAAGACAAGAACACTTGTCCCAtgcaaaatgaaagcagttaAAAAACCATTCACCTCATcggactggaaaaaataaatgtatccatACACATTCTCGCGGAGAAGCGATCCCATTATTATAAACAGAAACTCACTTTTCATCACGTGTGTTTTCAACACCAACACCAAAACTCAGTACAGTTCAAAGAAAACTTCTCTGCACATAGCAAGGGAAGAATGAGTTTCCTCGGTTTCCTAGCTAAGCCATACATACAGGTTAGTTAAGTCATACATACAGGTAAGTTCCTGTAACCCAAAGCtgtttgctgcctgctgcctggaaAACACGTTCTCTTCTCTCTGGGGAGCAGCCTGAGTGAGTGTCTGTCACACTGCCACAAAAAAAGATGCTGCCTTGTAGCAAATAAACTCATCTGATACATTAAGAAAAGCTTTAAACTGCAATCAAAGATGTATCAAATATATAGAAGTCATGACACAGCAGGCATGACTGGTACTTGCATTTAAGTCGGTATTCAGTTCTTCACAAATAGCCAGCTCAACCTTTCTGAGAATTTCATCCGCACTGCCAACCCGTTCCTCTGAATGTGAAGATGCTTCTGACATCAGgtcaaaacacttcaaagaaattaaaaaaaaacccacaacaaaacacaacaaacaaaaccaaacaacccagccTTGCAGTTGAAAGGAAGAAGTTAGCAAGCAGACATCGAAACCAGGCAAGAAATACAAAGAGTTAGCACTGCTGAAACCTAGCCAGGATCTGTGTCAGGTCTCACTTTTACCTGCCTCTCACTTGCGTGATATAACGACTTCTACAACTAACAGAGTTAGGCCGCCAGGCAAGAAGAAAGTCAATTCTTGCCCTGATCGGGTTTTATTCTCCTagtctcattttgatttttaccagaaatgaaacagcagaagaatcCCAGTCCTTCTCCTATTGAGTTTCATGTCAAAAATCAACACGCGTGCTGTCCATACAGTGATACGCAAGATGGCAGCTGCAGCAGCGAGTGGGCTTTCCATCCCCGTACAGCACTACCTGAGATAAAGACACATCCTGGGATCTATTTCACAGCTTACCAAGCGTGAAATAAGGTTAAAGACTTCACCAGGAAACCCTGTGCgttttcacagaagtcagaaatAACTTTAGCTTCCAGATACAAGATACAGAAGGTGCCACAGAAAAATCAGTAAGGTGATGTTAGAATTACCCTGAATGTTGTTTCCAGCCAAGTTTTGTTACTCGTTCTGCAGAAGAGATGTTATTACACTGGcaaccagaactgaaatgaaaatacggTCCTGTATTTAACATGCAAGACACACAGTCGTACCAGAAACCTGCAAACTCCACCTTGTTCATTTACCTATCAAGCACGTGTAGTCcactaaaaattgtgaaaatattaacCTTAGATAACCTtaacaaaacagatctttgatggcaattttttcttcttccaagggcTACAGTTAAGAGGCAAGATAGAAGACTTTCTGTAATGGACAGATATGTAATCCGATGTTTCCATGCCAAGCAGCCGGTCTAGAAATCCGCATTTTCAGTAGGAACTACCAGCCTTCTGTACCAGTCACCTAATGCTGACGAACAACTCTTTCAGGTCGTCTGCATCAGTGCTAACATGTCACACAAAGGCTGCTATCTTCACCACTCAGAAGTTCTGAAATCAAGttacactgaagtttggaaattaaattacactacttaacaacattaaCTACCACTCGCCCGTGAATCTCTTgataaagagatacaaacagcACTTTGCAAGTATGTCATGGTTGGCCcgtcttttcatcagcatttttcaaaattctaggtCCCTTGAATTTGTGTCCCACGTAGACATTCACCGTTTCtaaatgcattcacacacagcaagttccaaaaagaggagttgcgttatctcctgtcaccctacctctagaactgatgtacgattaaagactttcaaaaatggttcctgcctttgccttgctgatCCCTTCCTGTACCACACGTCTGTGCCCACACCCACCTTCGGAACGGCCACCATgaatctggaaatcaggaaaaagagaccaaaaattgcattttgaaaacataagcacacctcaaaatggtgtttgtaatacattacaaaccttattttcacactctcctataactatcccaacagcagtatcaaaactAATGCCTTTGATATCTCCTAACAATATATGCTAATGCCTCAGAAACATAATCCTCTACTCCAAAAAcaatagctcaaagaaaattttgcaagtagaaaaccGCCAACACCGTACACAGcttttgccatggcttttctgataacgtgttgccacaacatttcattgacactgacggctgattcagcctggcagaggaacaagccgggcacaccacaagcaggctgggcttgctgtcggtgcgtgttctgctgattaaggataccaattaaactcagacaccagagtgaaaagagcaggcatattttaaatagtgataacagtgcaatacagaaaacatgcagtaagaaaaggcagaatagtgcacttaaagcagcaaacaggaaaaaacagggtaatgccttaaatcattactacacgagagagagaatggagattaagaaggatccatccccacgtgcacacgttaccatcacccagacccgcagtcgcggggcagccccggtcacagcgagggttggcagagcctgtcccggcaagggggaaatcctacgcggtgcctccgcccgtaggtgaggctgccaaagtcgctgcgagcgggtccagccttatagaccagagatcgacaggccagaacagctggcacctttgttttgagcggaaaatttctggtttcatcctcctgttggattccacccaaagcctggccagggctcaggggggaaaccaagggagtttctaacaaggccggatacttgggttctcagccttgaacaaggctgaacaagggcagttggatacattctctcctcactcctgattctattttgtctaagctgcatctttcactagcgagtttacgtactctgttaatgattacacactaaacagcttcggcttggggcctgttgttcaggcttcaggacttcaaagctttagcactttttccatcagcataagtgcgctgttataacttagtacaatacctactagcacagtggctttcagttataaaatatacaggattcgtctataggtcagctctggcttgggccagttgtccaagccttagcacttcagcaagttacagtattagttatagtatttttgaatcttgctgagaatcctgcttgcccagagtgttctgtggaattttaccaaggactgctgtgttcatcaaaacaaagcagttcactgtgaaaatctaccaagaactataatgttcagcaaaatatgtttttgcccttggggaacaggtgtgctctaactagttggagtcttggtagtgaataaagatagccatgtatggatggtagaagttctattggttctcttagatcagatagaatgagtaaactggctgaaaaacacttttgttattcaaggaattggccatgagaatctgtgcatgctctggggaaaaaacagattgagaaagactacgagccttcctcccaaagatccccggagatgccccccaggaggcaatgcacaagtgcaaagagaacatcaactgctgacaccagcctctagaactaacttcccagacatctgctggaaatacaacatggcagaacaagaccagtcccggagattcctggaatgtgtgggagacaacttcctgacgcagctggtgagtaaaccgaccagagaagctGCCCTACTGGATCtcctctgtgaacagagaagggctggtggacgacgtggaggttggaggccaactagggcacagcgatcacgaaataacgagttctctattcttagagaggtcaggagagggctaagcaggactgacatcctggacttcagaagggctgacttggtcttgtttaggcacctgcttgacaggatcccctgggagactctcctgaagggtacaggggccccggaaggctgggcgctctgtaagaaggaagtgttaatggctcaggacgggcggtccccaggtgctctaagagaagacgacgccagagaagaccaccctggctgaacagggagcttcggctgcaactcggggagaaaaggagagtttacagcctttggaagaaggggctggccactcacagtgattacagagaggctgtgaggctgtgcagggtggaaatcaggagggctaaagcccaactggaaattaatttggcctctgccaTCAAGGATAACAGAGaagtttctataggtatgtcagtagcaaaagaaagtccagggagagtctccatcccctgctagatgcagggggaaatttggtaacaagtgacgaggagaaggctgaggtgcttaatgccttctttccctcagcctttaataacaaggttagttgtattgatgaaatccagcctccgcagccagaatacagagactgggagaacgacccccctgcaatccaggagacagtcagtgacctgctgcatcacacagacacacacaagtctgtgggacccgatgggatacacccgagggtgctgaaggagctggctggggtgctcgccaggccactttccatcatttcccagcagtcctggctgaccggggaggtcccgactgattggaaatcggccaacgTGACGCCCACctgtaagaagggtcggaaggatgatccgggaaattacaggcctgtcagcttgacttcggtgcccgggaagctgatggagcagctcatcctaaacaccatcatgcaacacatgagggacaaccaggggatcaggcccagtcagcatgggtttatgaaaggcaggtcctgctgacaaacctggtcttctatgacagagcgacctgcttattgggtgagggaagggctgtggatggaatttaccttgactttagcaaggcttttgacaccgtttcccacagcattctcctggcaaaaatggctgctcgaggtttggacaatcgcacactttgctgggtaaaaaactggctggacgaccgagcccagagagttgtggtaaacagagttaaatccagctggcggccggtcacgagtggtgtcccccggggctcggttttggggccactcctgtttaacatctttattgatgatctggacgaggggatcgagtgcaccctcagtcagtttgcagatgacacccagttgggcgggagtgttgatctgctcgagggtggggaggctctgcagagagacctggacaggctggagccatgggccgaggccagctgcatgagcttcaataagggcaaatgccgggggctgcccttgggccacaacaacccccagcagggctacaggcttgggggggagtggctggagagctgccagtcagagagggacctgggggggttgactgacagcccgatgaacaggagccagcagtgtgcccagggggccaagaaggccaatggcatcctgtcttgtgtcagcaatagcgtggccagcagggacagggaagggatctgacccctgtacttggcactggtgaggccgcacctcgattcctgggttcagttttgggcccctcactacaaaaaggacacagagttactcgaacatgtccggagaagggctacaaagctggtgcagggtctggaacacatgtcctgtgaggagcggcggagggaactgggggtgtttagcctggagaagagggggctgaggggagacctcatcaccctctacaactccctgaaaggaagctgcagagagctgggcctGAGCCTCTTTagctagtagaaagcgacaggacaagagggaatggcctcaagttgctccagggaaagttcagactggatattaggaagcattgctttccagaaggggttgtgaggcgttggaatgggctgcccagggaggtggtggagtccccatccctggaggtgttcaagagtagggtcgatttggagcttaaggatatgctgtaggtgggaaccgtGCTAGGAgaacggctggactagatgatctccagggtcctttccaacctagatgattctgtgattctaggagaAACATGATGCTAACCcggccctactcatgcatatgtatgtttgtgttatgtaacccaatgaatatggatatccacactcaataattttttggtaaaatgtgcggtgggggtacaagctttgtggagagatccccttgcaccccggcaccggagtaaacatatccctgctgtataactctattcgagttgtagagtctttttttccgtgaatcagtTGTCAGAGAATTGTCCTGTGCCAAAGCGGAACCTTTGTCACTGTGCACCACTGAGGATGAGGCCCCCTACATCCATCTTTCTGCCTTACTAACTGGATACTGAATGCTGGAAAAGCCAGCCATGAGAATAAGTCAGATCCAAGGAGTTATTTAGACAAATTGAAAGCATTGTGTCAATTTGATGGTGTAGTAATGCAACtctaccccccccacccctccttgttgggctgcttggtgctgggtGTGATTCCAGCCCCCTCCCCCGAGCTGtacccccatccctggagataaggactgataacgatgaagtgcctggctcctgccctcccgattgctcagaaacagttaaaacgGCCCATCAGCTCCTAaaggcctggcacacctgtgcctgggagggggtcagatggaacaattACAGAactgcacattcatcaagttcttgctggaaggcaccaggagggatctgacaaaagtcaattatctcgcaccctataaactgcaaccaccagggagaccctttgagctctcctggatggcagcagcctgtgaccagcatctcccctgagctgggagcctctcgggtaccaaaactcttacggtgtttctgctgccagagttGAGGGAAGGCCGGGtgaagtccacccgctcgagtccCAGTTATCGCCCGCtgaggaatgccgaggcattgggggtatttgctctaaactcgagaggagggaaatttttctttgagctcgcttctctttcacccgttctttctctgtttattggggtGTGGGTACGTGCtccattctactggatccaaatacttttgcctctgtgcatgtgcttgtccattttgtgtagctgcatgtatatgtatatattaaggtaccattaagtaagttagggTGCATCTTGTCACTGTAGAATCTGcaaataagtcgcttttctttctttcaacatttctgaattattttgtaatgataaatggCTGTTAGTTataaataaatccagatttcttactaaatcattaccgtgtcaatactttcatccacgacaggTCCCAGGGGGCAGGGTCCCTTGTGGGGGGCAGGGTGTCCCTGAACCCCCCTATCCCAACAGGCACCTGCTACTCTCTGTGGGTGTTGGCTCAGGTCTCCAGGCCCAAGAAGAATTGAGGGGGACCAGACATCCCTGCTCCCCAATAAAAGGCTCCTATGAAGCTGTCAGCCTcgttggggacactggggacaccagggacatgggggggggggacggacacttGGGACACACATGAAACACATGGAAGGACAAAAGGGGGACAAAGAAGGGATTTTATTGCCCAACTCAGCAAGCACCCAGCTGGGACAgccactgccctggggaggggaacAGGTGTCCACAGGTGTCCTGGTCccctgcagggcaggaccagGCCCCCCCCAGGAAATAAATGGTTTGTGGGTTAAAACCACCAGgaatggggacaaggacagggatgtGGACAAGGACCAGGACAGAGAAGAAATGGTGACAAGAACAGggacgggatgaggacagggatatggggacagggactggatggggacagggacggggacaggaggggacatcaGGGTGGCAGAGGGCCCCCCCCTCCAAGTGTGCCagcgcaggcagccagcagcagctggaggggcgcAGGGGGTTGGTGtcaccgtccccatccccgtccaGCCGTGTCACCCGGTTGCTCAGAAGGCTGAACCGCCGGGCCCACAGGCTGCGGGGGACAGAGGATGCTGTGGGGGACCCCGGCGTCCAGGAGGGGGAACTCCCAGGTGTCCTACTTATTCAGAaggatgcaactggaaaaattaaactaaaaaacaaCTACTGATATAAACAATATTCTTCTGCTCTTACGGTGGTCTGTGGTGTCTCCACAACGTCTGTGATACTGGTCATTTTAATGATCCCTCCAGACACCCTTGCAACACCTTGTTCTGATGTTCTACCTTCTCCCACtgactcctcttctcctccaggatcttctggaggtgacaacctccagcaccttctgccttGACAGTTCCTGTGCCTCACTCAGATCTTGCTGAGCTTTGCAGCCAATCACTTGCTGGGACTCTTCAGAGGCTGCTAGTTGAGATGTCAACTCTTCCACCTCAagtaaaacacaacagagcagtcaAAGACTACAGCTTGCCACTGTCAGCCACATCAGCCATATCATATACTGTGAGGAAAGGGAAAGTACAACCTTAAATTTCACCCTTTCATGAAAGCACCAGACTCACGACggatacagctggcttgtttaaaaatctaagtggGTCACCATGTTCCTCTGAAAAAGCACCTTAAATAACAAGGCTAGCAGTAACAGGCCAGCAGAAATCCCTTCTGAGGAGTGCTGGCAAACGGACAAAAAGAGCAGCCCATCtgtccagggcagcagctggctggTCAGTCTCCATCAGCCCAGCTGAGACGGAGACCACAAGGTGATGGCAGCCAGAGGGACTGACCCCATCGccggctgctctgccctgggcagagacCACCTGGTTGATGACTGCAGCAGCTATTGCTGTTTCACTCACCTGGTTTTGTAGAGCatccctctgctgaaggaggacagtaatttcctctttcatgggtttgatttcttccttgtgcctcttctccactgcctgcatcttactctgagtttcctgcagctctgcttgcagtTCTTCTGTGATGTTCTGCAGACACAAATGGAGAGCAAACTACTGGGACCTGCCAGCAcgttcagctttttcttctttctgtcccaAAGTCCCATTcattcagccacttctgcttttctacccagctctgcttccactggAACACTCCCTTCCTGTCGctgatctctggagatcatcagGCTCTGTGCTTTCCGTgcctgcagcagtccctgcctCCTCGCTCACAGCACTTAGGCTTTATGTCCTTGTTACTGCCCTTCACTCTGTTACCTGCTTCTCTCAGCCACTCTCAGCTCACGTCCAGTTGCCAACGGCCTGTTCCTTCAACCCGCCCGACCAGTCAGACTTACCTGCCCGTCCTCGCGCTGCTCTTTCACCTCccgcctgagctgctccagctgctggttggCTTCTCTTCGCTCTCCCTGAGTCTGAAGCAGTGTCTCTAATAAAGCACTCTTCTCACGctccttttctggcaggacctgcacagaaacaaagagaggacAGGTTTAAACTTCCCACACAAAATTTGTGTGCCAAGGCTCCAACACCGGTGGGCTGACGCGCTCTCAAAGCGCTgtgttgctgctctcccaggcccttctctgccactggcagtATAAACATGGTCCAGACAGAGTCCCTCTGTGACCGAACCTCCAAGAAACATCCAATACCTAACAGGACAATGTGTGGCACTTCTCAGATGTCTCCCCTTGCTGGTGAGGGTATCCCTCATCTTCTGCTGTGGCCTGTTTGTCTTTCAATAGTGACTTCTACACCTAGttagcagcagagaaaatgcagggggctgccagagggctgaagccagcagctccttcagacaACTCATGTATTCCACGTGGGGTTTGgtgaaaatgacttcatttttaagGTATTCGTTAGGCTTTGGTAATGTACTGACACTACAGGGACACGCTGAcatctctgagcactgccctggcaTTTCGatccctgcagacacagctgggggtactgctgtccccaggcagactccgtgaagaggactttgggggggacacaaggaggacTCTCACTGTGTGACAGGGTGCACAGGAGATCTGGGCACAAAATAGCTTACCAGCAAGTGACTTAAAACAGCCCAGAAGACACCCCTGttttactgctcagaaatatttcagtcgtcctcaaaatttttcttttgtcaacaaTCCTGCCATGTCCCTCTTtacccccccaaacaaaaaccccatccTCACAGGCATTCAGTCCTACAAACTCAGTCTGGTCTTTAACGGAGTTCAGGTTATAAGCATGTATCAGTAAAGATCAAAAGAGGGCTGTTAAGAGAACTGCGAAGGTACTCCAAGtcttaaaaaacccagcacaatagCAGAACAGAAATCTCAACTGAAAGTGATGCTTCTGCCCGGCTTCCTCTGACAGGTCTCATTCCTAGTCCCAAAGAGAACCCTGCTTGCCTTTCACCTCACCAAATTCAATGCAGAAAGCATGTAGGGCATGCTCCACACAGACCGACATCCAGACATCTCCCATGGCTCTAGCCTTGcaaaacagctacacaaattcTCCTTTCACAGTCTTTACCTCTTGCTTGGCATTTTCAACTCTGGTTTGTTCTTCCTCTTGTTGAGCTCGCGTGGCCGCAACTTTCTGCTTCATATCACACAGCTTCTTCTCGTGCTCCCCTGCTGTCTCCGccttctcttttccccatttctccactatctcctgcagctctgaatgatgcCCCTCCCGCTCGCTTGCCTGATGagtggaggaacagacttcaagGTGAAGTCCCAGCCACGCTCCTCAGAACAAATGTGAAGCTTCATCCCTCCCACAACCCCCCACTTCAACAGTGCACAACAATGGCTTTGTGCTCTCCATAAATCACGTCCTGTCAAGGAACTTAAAAGGGAGGTCAGCAGGtggaagaatcatagaaccatttagtttggaaagacctttaggatcattgagtccaaccattatgAAAAGGAGATGTTACCTTCCTCTCTCCGATGGCCGCCTGTTTCCTAGCACCTGTCTCCTCAGGATTTCTCTCTATCCTTAGAGTCtattttcaaagctcacatccCTTTCCATCAGTGGAAAGATGTAGAGGGACTGCAGGGTGAAAAAGAGACCGGTACCCTGATGCCCCAGTTGTCACAAGACAGGCCACAAACTGAAGTACCAGGAACAAGGGGCCTGTGCCCCATGCTTCAAGCCCAGAGATAACAGCTCTGACGAcggtgaaaggacagaaagaaaggaagaaagttcccgTGACTGCAGTTGGCAGCAATGTGAGGAGTCCGCTTCATGGCAGACAGCAGCCTGGTAAGATCCTACCCCTCTCCTGCCAAGCTTTGGGTGGGGAGCTCCCAACCTCCAGCTAAAGTCACCTTAGGCCTACACTGAACGTGTGGCTGCTTTTGCTGTCCTGGCAGAGTCCCTTGGGTCTTCACGTGCCTTCAAGTacgagggttagggttggggattaggggttggggttagggggaAGAGGGGATAGGGGTTGGGGTAGGAGGTTAGGGGCTGGGGGTAGGTGTTGGGGTTACAGGTTGGTGTAGGAGGTTAGGAGCTGGCGGTAGAGGTTAGGGTTAAGGGCTAGGGAGGGGTAGGAGGTTAGGAGCTGGCAGTAGGGGTTACGGGTTGGGGTTAGGGAATTAGGGTTAGAGATAGGGGCTATGGGTTGGAGGTTAGGAGGTGTcggtaggggttaggggttggcattaggtgttagggttaggggttaagGTTAGGAGGTTTGGGGTTAGGGCATAGGGGTTAGGGGCTAGGGTTAAGAGGTTGGGGATAATGGTTGGGGATGGAGGTTAGGGGTTGGGCTAAGGGGTGAGGGTtagaaggtaggggttagggaTAGGGTTAAGGGTTAGGGGAAGTAGGTTGGGGTTAGGGGTAAGGGTTAGAGATCGGGGTTAGCAGGTTGGAGTTAGGGGTTGGCGTTAGGGGTTAGGGCTAGGGGATTAGGGTTAGAGATAGGGTTTATGGGTTGGGGTTAAGGGATAGGGTTAGGAGGCTGGGATTAGGGGAGATTAGGAGCTGTCAgtaagggttaggggttggggttaggtGTTATGGGTTAAGGTTAGGACATTGGGGTTAAGGGTTGGGGGTTAAGGTTAGGAGATTAGGGTTAAGGATTGGGGGTTAGGGGTAGGAGGATGGGATcaagggttggggttaggggatATGGGTTAGGAGGCTGGGGATAATGATTGGGGGATGGGGTTGAGGTAAGGGCTGAGGGTtagaaggtaggggttagggttaggagtTAGGGGTTATAGTTAGGGGTCGGGGTTAGGCGTTAGCATTAGGGGTTGGGGTGAGGGGTCAGAGTTAGGTGTTGGCATTAGGCATTATGcgtgaggggttggggggaggaggtaggggataGAGGCAAGGGGACTGGGGCCAGGGTTAGGAGACTGGGggtaggggtcagagttaggcATTGGCATTAGGCATTACGTGTGAGGGGTTAGGTGTTAGGGGGTatgggtttgggggaggaggtaggggcttGGGGGGTAGGGGTT
Proteins encoded:
- the LOC141955032 gene encoding centrosome-associated protein CEP250-like isoform X1, whose product is MPWRQAGGGAGGGGARAGRAAPGRPGLPARCAGADPAAGGPGRGGGGPPTPGTAHSSVKEMLESSLFEAQQHSSQLAITRSPLEIQLHTVRQAKEVIQGEVKCFQCELEAERSLMRQEWENVAQQLLQTEQQCNGSLKLRQTEHEVEINELLQDLASEREGHHSELQEIVEKWGKEKAETAGEHEKKLCDMKQKVAATRAQQEEEQTRVENAKQEVLPEKEREKSALLETLLQTQGERREANQQLEQLRREVKEQREDGQNITEELQAELQETQSKMQAVEKRHKEEIKPMKEEITVLLQQRDALQNQVEELTSQLAASEESQQVIGCKAQQDLSEAQELSRQKVLEVVTSRRSWRRRGVSGRR
- the LOC141955032 gene encoding centrosome-associated protein CEP250-like isoform X2 codes for the protein MSRDRASACWPRLWAQLPVCQPTALSDLAIEIKLSWAFCAHSSVKEMLESSLFEAQQHSSQLAITRSPLEIQLHTVRQAKEVIQGEVKCFQCELEAERSLMRQEWENVAQQLLQTEQQCNGSLKLRQTEHEVEINELLQDLASEREGHHSELQEIVEKWGKEKAETAGEHEKKLCDMKQKVAATRAQQEEEQTRVENAKQEVLPEKEREKSALLETLLQTQGERREANQQLEQLRREVKEQREDGQNITEELQAELQETQSKMQAVEKRHKEEIKPMKEEITVLLQQRDALQNQVEELTSQLAASEESQQVIGCKAQQDLSEAQELSRQKVLEVVTSRRSWRRRGVSGRR
- the LOC141955032 gene encoding centrosome-associated protein CEP250-like isoform X3, translating into MLSVYKCPCNPFSVLRAHSSVKEMLESSLFEAQQHSSQLAITRSPLEIQLHTVRQAKEVIQGEVKCFQCELEAERSLMRQEWENVAQQLLQTEQQCNGSLKLRQTEHEVEINELLQDLASEREGHHSELQEIVEKWGKEKAETAGEHEKKLCDMKQKVAATRAQQEEEQTRVENAKQEVLPEKEREKSALLETLLQTQGERREANQQLEQLRREVKEQREDGQNITEELQAELQETQSKMQAVEKRHKEEIKPMKEEITVLLQQRDALQNQVEELTSQLAASEESQQVIGCKAQQDLSEAQELSRQKVLEVVTSRRSWRRRGVSGRR